A single Haloglycomyces albus DSM 45210 DNA region contains:
- the pstC gene encoding phosphate ABC transporter permease subunit PstC, with amino-acid sequence MSTIDRPPADLESRARTRLADRSFKWLVTGAGLTVLAILAFILISTTNQAFPALRHAGPIEFLFGSRWAPNEEIFGTLSMLYGTAVTSLIGMIFAVPVSIGLALFISEIAPRWAKRPIITVIDLLATIPSVVFGLVGVIVLAPHLASIYQWWSDLVSPIPILNTVFGDANSGRTYFTAGIVLAVMIIPIITSMSREVFDTVPDTDKQAAYALGATRWEMIKGAILPHSFGGLVGASMLGLGRAMGETIAVTLVVGGAFHISGNMFDSGNTMAAAIAQQFGESSGLHTDALIGIGVVLFALTVIVNLLARLVVRRAEAKFKGAS; translated from the coding sequence TTGAGCACCATAGACCGGCCACCGGCAGACCTTGAGTCACGTGCCCGAACCCGATTGGCCGACAGGTCTTTCAAATGGCTCGTCACCGGAGCAGGGCTCACGGTCTTGGCGATTCTGGCCTTCATTCTGATCTCAACGACGAATCAGGCCTTTCCCGCGTTGCGGCACGCAGGTCCCATCGAATTCCTGTTCGGAAGCCGATGGGCCCCCAACGAAGAAATCTTCGGTACGCTGTCGATGCTGTACGGGACCGCCGTCACCAGCCTGATCGGCATGATCTTCGCGGTTCCCGTTTCCATTGGACTCGCCCTCTTCATCAGCGAAATCGCACCTCGCTGGGCCAAGCGCCCCATCATCACCGTCATCGACCTGTTGGCGACCATTCCGTCGGTCGTATTCGGACTTGTGGGCGTCATCGTCTTGGCACCGCATCTCGCTTCGATTTATCAGTGGTGGTCGGACCTGGTATCGCCGATTCCAATCTTGAACACCGTTTTCGGTGACGCGAACTCCGGGCGTACCTATTTCACCGCCGGAATCGTCCTGGCGGTCATGATCATTCCCATCATCACGTCCATGTCCCGAGAGGTGTTCGACACCGTCCCCGACACCGACAAGCAGGCCGCCTACGCGCTGGGTGCCACCCGTTGGGAAATGATCAAGGGTGCCATTCTCCCCCACTCCTTCGGAGGACTCGTGGGAGCCTCCATGTTGGGGCTGGGCCGTGCCATGGGTGAAACCATCGCAGTGACCCTGGTCGTCGGTGGTGCCTTCCACATCTCGGGGAACATGTTCGATTCAGGAAACACCATGGCCGCCGCCATCGCCCAGCAGTTCGGCGAGTCGTCAGGCCTTCACACCGATGCCCTGATCGGAATCGGTGTGGTGCTGTTCGCGCTGACCGTCATCGTCAACCTCCTCGCCCGCCTCGTCGTCCGTCGTGCCGAAGCCAAGTTCAAAGGAGCCAGCTAA
- a CDS encoding lysoplasmalogenase, which translates to MTQVVLSLFALATGVDVAAIVFDIAPVRWVSKLVLMPLLVVYFIAESRLTRNQHRIIALALIAAWLADAALLPDGELMFMAGIALFGIMQVLYMWVFISQGAIRGAVRRWPLPAALLLLWLVFNVVFWKDFAAFAAPVGIYSLLLISMAALAAGMEETRVRYGALMFVASDLMIGLELADIDFTGRAEAIMITYAVAQYLIVSGLLEIFRNDPGEPHRSPDTRLGAPL; encoded by the coding sequence ATGACGCAGGTCGTACTCAGCCTTTTTGCCCTGGCCACCGGAGTGGACGTGGCCGCCATCGTGTTCGATATCGCACCGGTGCGCTGGGTAAGCAAGCTCGTGCTCATGCCATTGCTCGTGGTCTACTTCATCGCGGAATCGCGCCTGACCCGCAACCAACACCGCATTATCGCTCTGGCCCTCATAGCCGCGTGGCTCGCCGATGCCGCCCTGCTACCCGATGGAGAACTGATGTTCATGGCGGGAATCGCCCTGTTCGGCATCATGCAGGTGCTGTACATGTGGGTGTTCATTTCCCAGGGCGCGATTCGCGGGGCCGTACGCCGTTGGCCGTTGCCGGCGGCGTTGCTGCTGTTGTGGCTGGTTTTCAATGTCGTATTCTGGAAGGATTTCGCAGCGTTCGCCGCACCGGTGGGCATCTACAGTTTGCTCTTGATCAGCATGGCCGCCTTGGCCGCCGGTATGGAAGAAACCCGAGTGCGATACGGGGCGTTGATGTTCGTGGCTTCGGACCTGATGATCGGTTTGGAGCTGGCCGACATCGATTTCACCGGGCGTGCGGAGGCGATCATGATCACCTATGCCGTCGCGCAGTATTTGATCGTCAGTGGACTGCTGGAGATTTTCAGGAACGATCCAGGCGAACCTCACCGGTCACCAGATACACGACTTGGTGCGCCACTTTAA
- the pstA gene encoding phosphate ABC transporter permease PstA translates to MSTIAPPPENPRRDLSTRSLGKIRNFKNRGATAAIAFCLVAAALPLIFVSWEVLSRGGSMLSLEFLTSDIPRNYRSVGGGMWPAIMGTLIITGMAALLALPIGIAGAVYLNEYGKNSATARFIRTMSDVMTGVPSIVMGLFIYVVWVLTIEERNGFGGALALACLMLPIVVRSAEEMLKLVPEEYRLASAALGTPKWKTIMTVVLPSASSGLTSGSLLAIARAAGETAPIIVTVGLTYSVNPDLFSGGNTTLAAQIYRNAAQPFDGAVDRAWAAALTLIAIVFVFTIIARVIAARFSIESKRG, encoded by the coding sequence ATGTCCACCATCGCTCCGCCTCCCGAGAATCCACGACGTGATCTCAGCACGCGTTCTCTGGGGAAGATCCGCAATTTCAAAAACCGTGGCGCTACCGCCGCCATCGCGTTCTGCCTTGTGGCGGCGGCGCTTCCTCTGATCTTCGTATCATGGGAAGTCCTCAGCCGGGGCGGATCCATGTTGAGCTTGGAGTTCCTCACCTCCGACATCCCGCGTAACTACCGGTCGGTCGGTGGCGGCATGTGGCCGGCGATTATGGGAACGTTGATCATTACCGGAATGGCCGCGCTCCTGGCGTTGCCCATCGGTATCGCGGGCGCGGTATACCTGAACGAATACGGTAAGAATTCGGCGACCGCCAGGTTCATCCGTACCATGTCCGACGTCATGACCGGCGTCCCGTCGATCGTGATGGGCCTGTTCATTTACGTGGTGTGGGTGCTGACCATCGAAGAGCGCAACGGTTTCGGGGGCGCTTTGGCGCTGGCCTGCCTGATGCTTCCCATCGTGGTGCGGTCGGCCGAGGAAATGCTGAAACTCGTCCCCGAAGAATACCGGCTGGCTTCGGCGGCATTGGGGACTCCCAAATGGAAGACGATCATGACGGTCGTTCTGCCTTCCGCCTCTTCCGGTCTAACGTCGGGTTCCCTTCTGGCCATTGCCCGCGCCGCCGGGGAAACCGCTCCCATCATCGTTACCGTCGGGCTGACGTACTCCGTCAATCCCGACCTCTTCTCCGGGGGAAACACGACTCTGGCGGCCCAGATCTATCGCAATGCCGCCCAACCGTTCGACGGAGCGGTGGACCGTGCTTGGGCAGCGGCCCTGACGTTGATCGCCATCGTGTTCGTCTTTACGATCATCGCACGCGTCATCGCCGCACGGTTCTCCATCGAGTCCAAGCGGGGTTAG
- a CDS encoding S8 family peptidase: MESIRMKSSGRNRFRPFATLGAMTGAMAIAVFAGASPANAEGTVRGADEANTINDSYIVVLNDTPQVDRAAHGLAQKYGAEVERTWDSALDGFEATMTEKEAKRLAGHPRVDYVEQNATVQLQAQSDPTWGLDRSDQRELPLDGVYDYPATGSGVTAYVIDTGIRISHNEFEGRATWGTNTVGGPDKDCNGHGTHVAGTVGGAEYGIAKNVDLVAVKVLRCNGGGSWASVIDGINWVTDNAVKPAVANMSLGGGYSDSVNDAVANSIDSGVTYALAAGNEDADACTKSPASTPDALTVGATDDTDTRASFSNWGDCVDLFAPGVDITSAWHKGDDDTNTISGTSMASPHVAGGAALYLEGNPSASPSQVNDHITGNATSGVVSDPKGSPNLLLYVG, translated from the coding sequence ATGGAATCCATTCGAATGAAATCCAGTGGGCGGAACCGCTTCCGACCGTTCGCCACGCTGGGAGCCATGACGGGTGCGATGGCGATCGCCGTGTTCGCCGGCGCCTCGCCTGCGAATGCCGAGGGGACCGTTCGCGGAGCCGACGAGGCCAACACGATCAACGACAGCTACATCGTTGTTCTCAATGACACGCCTCAGGTGGACCGGGCCGCGCACGGCTTGGCTCAGAAGTACGGCGCCGAAGTCGAGCGGACCTGGGACTCCGCATTGGACGGCTTTGAGGCCACCATGACGGAGAAAGAGGCCAAGCGTCTCGCGGGCCACCCACGCGTCGACTACGTCGAGCAGAACGCCACCGTCCAGCTGCAGGCGCAGTCGGACCCGACCTGGGGTCTCGACCGTAGTGACCAGCGTGAACTGCCGCTCGACGGCGTCTACGACTACCCGGCGACCGGCTCCGGCGTCACCGCCTACGTCATCGACACCGGCATTCGGATCTCGCACAACGAGTTCGAAGGTCGCGCCACCTGGGGCACCAACACCGTCGGTGGCCCCGACAAGGACTGCAACGGACACGGCACCCACGTCGCCGGCACCGTCGGGGGAGCCGAATACGGTATTGCGAAGAACGTCGATCTGGTCGCGGTTAAGGTCTTGCGCTGCAACGGCGGTGGATCGTGGGCCTCGGTCATCGACGGGATCAACTGGGTCACCGACAATGCCGTCAAGCCCGCCGTGGCCAACATGAGCCTGGGCGGAGGCTACAGCGACTCGGTCAACGACGCGGTCGCCAACTCGATCGACAGCGGAGTCACCTACGCGCTCGCTGCCGGTAACGAGGACGCCGACGCCTGCACCAAATCTCCGGCCAGCACGCCGGACGCTCTCACCGTCGGCGCGACCGACGACACCGACACTCGGGCCTCCTTCTCCAACTGGGGAGACTGCGTTGACCTCTTCGCTCCCGGCGTCGACATCACCTCCGCTTGGCACAAGGGAGATGACGACACCAATACCATCAGCGGAACGTCGATGGCTTCACCACACGTAGCCGGCGGTGCCGCGCTTTACTTGGAGGGCAACCCGAGCGCCTCGCCGTCTCAGGTTAATGACCACATTACCGGAAACGCCACCAGCGGTGTCGTCTCCGACCCGAAGGGAAGCCCGAACCTGCTTCTCTACGTGGGCTAG
- a CDS encoding ubiquinol-cytochrome c reductase iron-sulfur subunit gives MHNDKRRETARAVLSSRRSLLCGAVGIGTAGVLAACGTTQDDNPTEQQEPDPNEPLARTSDVPTGGGIVVGTVVLVQPTEGDIAAYDARCTHQGTIVQAPDDDGVIVCPNHLSEYDISGQVTQGPAEEDLAPFAIRIDGEDIYPADD, from the coding sequence ATGCACAACGATAAACGTCGAGAGACGGCGCGTGCCGTCCTTTCTTCGCGCCGGTCGCTCCTCTGCGGTGCGGTGGGGATCGGGACCGCAGGCGTCTTGGCCGCATGCGGAACGACCCAAGATGACAACCCCACCGAACAGCAAGAGCCGGATCCAAACGAACCGCTGGCACGGACATCCGACGTCCCGACGGGTGGCGGGATCGTGGTCGGAACCGTCGTTCTGGTGCAACCGACGGAAGGCGATATCGCCGCTTATGACGCTCGATGCACCCATCAGGGCACCATCGTTCAAGCGCCGGACGATGATGGAGTCATAGTCTGCCCCAACCACCTGTCCGAGTACGATATTTCCGGCCAAGTGACCCAGGGACCCGCCGAGGAGGATCTCGCTCCCTTCGCGATCCGAATCGACGGAGAGGACATCTATCCGGCGGACGACTGA
- the pstS gene encoding phosphate ABC transporter substrate-binding protein PstS, translating to MTMRRRAFIPVLAASSLAFSLAACGGDEADEVIGTGASFPDAYYQAAIAEFNDDHDFDVTYDAVGSGTGKSDFGEGLNDFAGTDSLVGDGDGPEDGSYQYIPTVAAPITIPFNLEGVEELNLGQETLAKIFQGDITSWSHDEIAAANEGVELPETDITIAHRSDGSGTTGNFTRFLDEATESWTLGAGDTAEWPSNAVGGDKNTGVAQVVQDTDGAIGYVDYADATELGLTTANVENKDGNFVAPTLEGTTAGLDGAEVNDDLSFNPLNAAGEDAYPITAPTYLLLHTDQDGDKADQVKEFVTWLLTDGQQYAEENGYAALPDGLAEQALTAVEDTLG from the coding sequence ATGACAATGCGCCGTCGGGCCTTCATTCCAGTCCTGGCCGCTAGCTCCTTGGCATTCAGTCTCGCCGCCTGCGGTGGAGACGAGGCGGACGAGGTGATTGGAACCGGTGCCTCCTTCCCGGACGCGTATTACCAGGCCGCCATCGCCGAGTTTAACGATGACCACGATTTCGACGTCACGTACGACGCGGTTGGATCCGGAACCGGCAAGTCCGACTTCGGAGAAGGTCTCAACGACTTCGCTGGAACCGACTCACTCGTGGGTGACGGTGACGGCCCCGAAGACGGAAGCTACCAGTACATCCCCACCGTAGCCGCCCCCATCACCATCCCGTTCAACCTCGAAGGAGTCGAGGAACTGAACCTGGGTCAGGAAACCCTGGCCAAGATCTTCCAAGGCGACATCACCAGCTGGAGCCACGATGAAATCGCCGCCGCCAACGAAGGCGTGGAACTCCCCGAGACCGACATCACCATTGCCCACCGCTCCGACGGTTCGGGAACCACGGGTAACTTCACCCGTTTCCTCGACGAGGCCACCGAATCGTGGACTCTCGGTGCGGGAGACACTGCCGAATGGCCGTCCAACGCCGTCGGTGGTGACAAGAACACCGGTGTCGCCCAGGTCGTACAGGACACCGACGGTGCGATCGGCTACGTAGACTACGCCGACGCCACCGAACTTGGACTGACCACCGCCAACGTGGAGAACAAGGACGGAAACTTCGTCGCTCCCACGCTGGAGGGCACCACCGCCGGCCTGGATGGGGCCGAGGTGAACGACGACCTGTCCTTCAACCCGCTGAACGCGGCGGGTGAGGACGCCTACCCGATCACCGCCCCCACCTACCTCCTGCTGCACACCGACCAGGACGGCGACAAAGCTGACCAGGTCAAGGAATTCGTCACCTGGCTGCTCACCGACGGTCAGCAGTACGCGGAGGAGAACGGTTACGCGGCTCTGCCCGACGGATTGGCGGAGCAGGCACTCACGGCCGTGGAAGACACCCTCGGATAA
- a CDS encoding dsRBD fold-containing protein: MLTTHWDIQVDLEEDQDYCVATARLTRRDGSTHSCVGRARRNPTDRPMAQIGEELASARALAELSRVLLSDASKDVEFNVRRGDPER, translated from the coding sequence ATGCTCACCACACATTGGGACATCCAGGTCGACTTGGAAGAGGACCAAGACTACTGCGTTGCCACCGCTCGATTGACGCGCCGTGACGGCAGCACGCATAGCTGCGTAGGCCGCGCTAGGCGCAACCCCACGGATCGCCCCATGGCGCAGATCGGGGAAGAGTTGGCGAGCGCTCGGGCGCTGGCGGAGTTGAGTCGTGTTCTGCTGAGTGACGCGTCAAAGGACGTCGAGTTTAACGTCAGACGGGGAGACCCCGAACGCTAA
- the phoU gene encoding phosphate signaling complex protein PhoU has translation MDDLNELLVDMSQRTGSAMERAGGALLTGDVELAQQAVQGDDTINRIQYEVEDRVVELMTRYQPLAHDLRFVLGSARITSDLERAADYAKHIATTVIERAPFPAVPEFLHPHFETMARAAARIGDKTTEILTSRDVVKASQLSLDDDELDAAQEAVHDAFADWNYGAQAAVDAALLARFFERYGDHSVKVAHQVVYLVTGEVRLDRS, from the coding sequence TTGGACGACTTGAATGAACTGCTGGTCGATATGTCCCAACGAACCGGGAGCGCGATGGAGCGAGCCGGGGGCGCACTGTTGACCGGTGACGTCGAACTGGCGCAACAGGCCGTTCAGGGTGATGACACCATCAATCGCATCCAATACGAAGTTGAAGACCGGGTCGTGGAACTCATGACCCGATATCAACCCCTGGCCCACGACCTACGCTTCGTGCTGGGGTCCGCCCGCATTACGAGCGACCTCGAACGGGCCGCAGACTATGCCAAACACATCGCCACCACCGTCATCGAACGTGCTCCGTTTCCCGCCGTCCCCGAATTCCTCCACCCCCACTTCGAGACCATGGCACGGGCCGCCGCCCGCATCGGCGACAAGACCACCGAGATACTCACTTCACGGGACGTCGTCAAAGCCTCGCAGCTGTCGCTGGACGACGACGAACTGGACGCGGCGCAGGAGGCCGTCCACGACGCCTTCGCCGACTGGAACTACGGAGCACAGGCCGCCGTCGACGCCGCCCTGCTCGCCCGGTTCTTCGAAAGGTACGGGGATCATTCCGTTAAAGTGGCGCACCAAGTCGTGTATCTGGTGACCGGTGAGGTTCGCCTGGATCGTTCCTGA
- the def gene encoding peptide deformylase, which translates to MSGNVRPIVHYGDPVLHQRCTEVTEFDQELAELVDDMFASMYEADGVGLAANQIGVNARVFVIDCPDDEGKHTVAHIVNPELQAVEGERKLVLENEGCLSVPGEYTEVARADHAVVTGKDKNGKDITLEGTGFLARCLQHETDHLNGTVYVDKLPKKVRKRLLKNAGLSESNA; encoded by the coding sequence TTGTCCGGCAACGTACGCCCCATCGTGCACTACGGCGACCCCGTCCTGCATCAGCGCTGCACTGAGGTAACCGAATTCGACCAAGAGCTCGCTGAGCTCGTTGACGACATGTTCGCCAGCATGTACGAAGCCGACGGTGTCGGACTGGCAGCGAACCAAATCGGAGTGAACGCCCGAGTCTTTGTGATCGACTGCCCTGACGATGAGGGAAAACACACGGTGGCGCATATTGTGAATCCGGAACTCCAGGCGGTGGAAGGCGAGCGCAAACTGGTTCTGGAAAACGAGGGCTGCCTGTCCGTTCCAGGGGAATACACCGAGGTCGCCCGAGCCGACCATGCGGTGGTGACGGGGAAGGACAAAAACGGCAAAGACATCACTCTGGAAGGAACCGGTTTCCTAGCACGGTGTCTCCAACACGAAACCGATCACTTGAACGGGACGGTGTACGTGGACAAACTACCTAAAAAGGTACGTAAGCGTCTCCTGAAAAACGCCGGACTCAGCGAAAGCAACGCCTAG